The following proteins are encoded in a genomic region of Bacteroidota bacterium:
- a CDS encoding translation initiation factor → MKNKDRVNVVYSTNPNFKYESLDASEPATLAPAQQNLKIFLDKKQRAGKSVTLITGFIGKSDDLTDLGKKLKSKCGVGGTVKDGEILLQGDFRDKIFELLTKEGYKVKKAGG, encoded by the coding sequence ATGAAAAATAAAGACCGAGTAAATGTAGTGTACTCAACCAATCCTAATTTTAAGTACGAATCGCTTGATGCCTCTGAGCCTGCCACACTTGCTCCTGCACAACAAAACTTAAAAATATTTCTCGATAAAAAACAACGTGCAGGTAAATCGGTAACCTTAATTACCGGTTTTATTGGTAAAAGTGATGATTTAACAGATTTGGGTAAAAAACTCAAATCGAAATGCGGCGTGGGCGGAACTGTAAAAGATGGTGAAATATTGTTGCAAGGCGATTTTAGAGATAAAATTTTTGAACTCTTAACGAAGGAAGGATATAAAGTAAAAAAGGCTGGAGGATAA